A genomic segment from Variovorax paradoxus B4 encodes:
- a CDS encoding formimidoylglutamate deiminase produces the protein MNTLFAADALLPGGWAKNVLLSWNAAGQLTQVQSAAQPAAGAPVANGPVVPGMPNLHSHAFQRAFAGLTEYRAQQDSFWSWRTLMYRFAARLGPQHMEAIATWLYAEMLEAGYTSVCEFQYVHHDADGRPYADDATLSLALLRAARKTGIGFTLLPVLYQTSGFGGLPPNEGQRRFIRSTDSMLRLLDTLKPACDAQGARLGLAPHSLRAVPPDALREAVAGLEAIDPSAPIHIHIAEQTKEVDDCVAWSGQRPVAWLLDHAPVDARWCLVHATHMEAAEYERGAKSGAVAGLCPTTEANLGDGIFDFSAWRHHGGAWGLGSDSHATVNAAEELLMLEYSQRLAWRQRNVGASAAQPHVATALTLEAVRGGAQASGRAIGGLAVGQQADFVVLDAAQLALQGLPAPDMLSAHVFASHRTSAIDTVWISGQPRVAAGRHALHNEAAAAFVAARSQLLQENRAP, from the coding sequence ATGAACACGCTTTTCGCGGCCGATGCACTGCTGCCCGGCGGATGGGCGAAGAACGTCCTGCTGTCGTGGAACGCCGCCGGCCAGCTCACGCAGGTGCAGTCCGCCGCCCAGCCTGCAGCGGGCGCGCCGGTGGCGAACGGCCCCGTCGTCCCCGGCATGCCCAACCTGCATTCGCACGCCTTCCAGCGTGCCTTCGCGGGGCTCACCGAATACCGCGCTCAGCAGGACAGCTTCTGGAGCTGGCGCACGCTGATGTACCGCTTTGCCGCGCGCCTCGGCCCGCAGCACATGGAGGCCATCGCCACCTGGCTCTATGCCGAGATGCTCGAAGCGGGCTACACCAGCGTGTGCGAGTTCCAGTACGTGCACCACGATGCCGACGGCCGCCCCTATGCCGACGATGCGACGCTGAGCCTCGCATTGCTGCGCGCCGCACGGAAGACCGGCATCGGTTTCACGCTGCTGCCCGTGCTCTACCAGACCAGCGGCTTCGGCGGCCTGCCGCCCAATGAGGGGCAGCGCCGCTTCATCCGCTCGACCGATTCGATGCTGCGCCTGCTCGACACGCTGAAGCCCGCATGCGACGCGCAGGGCGCGCGGCTCGGCCTCGCGCCGCATTCGCTGCGCGCCGTGCCGCCCGACGCGCTGCGCGAAGCCGTGGCGGGCCTCGAAGCCATCGACCCGAGTGCGCCGATTCACATCCACATTGCCGAGCAGACCAAGGAAGTCGACGATTGCGTGGCCTGGAGCGGCCAGCGCCCGGTGGCCTGGCTGCTCGACCATGCACCGGTCGATGCGCGCTGGTGCCTGGTGCATGCCACGCACATGGAGGCGGCCGAATACGAGCGCGGCGCCAAGAGCGGGGCGGTCGCCGGCCTGTGCCCGACCACCGAGGCCAACCTCGGCGACGGCATCTTCGATTTCTCCGCATGGCGCCACCATGGCGGCGCCTGGGGCCTGGGCTCCGACAGCCATGCCACGGTCAACGCCGCGGAAGAGCTGCTGATGCTCGAATACAGCCAGCGCCTGGCCTGGCGGCAACGCAACGTCGGCGCCAGCGCGGCGCAGCCGCACGTGGCCACCGCGCTCACGCTCGAAGCGGTGCGCGGCGGCGCGCAGGCGTCGGGCCGGGCCATCGGCGGCCTGGCGGTGGGGCAGCAGGCCGACTTCGTCGTGCTCGATGCCGCACAGCTTGCGCTGCAAGGCCTGCCAGCGCCCGACATGCTGTCGGCCCACGTCTTTGCGAGCCATCGAACGTCCGCCATCGACACCGTCTGGATCTCCGGCCAGCCGCGCGTCGCGGCCGGCCGCCATGCCTTGCACAACGAGGCCGCCGCCGCATTCGTCGCGGCGCGCAGCCAGCTTCTCCAGGAAAATCGAGCTCCATGA
- the hutG gene encoding N-formylglutamate deformylase: MSFTTTEPAFRFRQGTRPLLISMPHVGTYVPPALAARLTEEARQVPDTDWHLERLYDFADALGASVLVATHSRYVVDLNRPPDGASLYPGQSVTGLCPVDTFDDTPVYASGDDLPNDDEIAARREAIWQPYHQQLQAELDRLKAAHGTIALWDAHSIRSVLPRFFEGKLPDLNLGTGKGTSCDPALAATLLGIAESATGYTGVLNGRFTGGYITRQYGNPAAGVHAVQLEMTQSSYMQEKLPFDYLPEVAAGVQPHVRRMIEAVLEFVERR; this comes from the coding sequence ATGAGTTTCACCACCACCGAACCCGCCTTCCGCTTTCGCCAGGGCACGCGTCCCCTGCTGATCTCGATGCCGCACGTCGGCACCTACGTGCCGCCCGCGCTCGCCGCCCGCCTCACCGAAGAGGCGCGCCAGGTGCCCGACACCGACTGGCACCTCGAACGGCTCTACGACTTCGCCGATGCGCTCGGCGCCTCGGTGCTCGTCGCCACGCATTCGCGCTACGTGGTCGACCTGAACCGTCCGCCGGATGGCGCGAGCCTCTACCCGGGCCAGAGCGTCACCGGCCTGTGCCCGGTCGACACCTTCGACGACACGCCCGTCTACGCGTCCGGCGACGACCTGCCGAACGACGATGAAATCGCCGCGCGCCGCGAGGCGATCTGGCAGCCGTACCACCAGCAGCTGCAGGCCGAGCTCGACCGCCTGAAGGCCGCGCACGGCACCATCGCCCTGTGGGACGCGCATTCGATCCGCTCGGTGCTGCCGCGCTTCTTCGAGGGCAAGCTGCCCGACCTGAACCTGGGCACCGGCAAGGGCACCAGCTGCGACCCGGCGCTGGCCGCCACGCTGCTCGGCATCGCCGAGTCGGCCACGGGCTACACGGGCGTGCTCAACGGCCGCTTCACAGGCGGCTACATCACGCGCCAATACGGCAATCCCGCCGCCGGCGTGCACGCGGTGCAGCTGGAGATGACGCAGTCGAGCTACATGCAGGAGAAGCTGCCCTTCGACTACCTGCCCGAGGTCGCAGCCGGCGTGCAGCCGCATGTGCGGCGCATGATCGAGGCGGTGCTGGAATTCGTCGAACGCCGCTAA
- a CDS encoding homocysteine S-methyltransferase family protein, with product MKPLVYTRGQALAGILEKRIAILDGAMGTMIQRFKLTEEQYRGERFKDFERDVKGNNELLSLTRPDVISDIHEGYLAAGADLIETNTFGATTIAQEDYKMAHLAREMNLASAKLARAACDKFSTPDKPRFVAGALGPTPKTASISPDVNDPGARNVDFEQLRAAYYEQVEALVEGGSDVILVETIFDTLNAKAALFAVDEYFDNSGQRLPLIISGTVTDASGRILSGQTVTAFWHSVRHAQPLAVGLNCALGAALMRPYIQELAKVAGDTFISCYPNAGLPNPMSETGFDETPDVTSRLLHEFAAEGLVNIVGGCCGTTPDHIAAIGRAVAPVAGRLLNHGFYREAA from the coding sequence ATGAAGCCCCTTGTCTATACCCGCGGCCAGGCCCTTGCCGGCATCCTCGAAAAGCGCATCGCCATCCTCGACGGCGCGATGGGCACGATGATCCAGCGCTTCAAGCTCACCGAGGAACAGTACCGCGGCGAGCGCTTCAAGGACTTCGAGCGCGACGTCAAGGGCAACAACGAACTGCTCTCGCTGACACGGCCCGACGTGATTTCCGACATCCACGAGGGCTACCTCGCGGCCGGCGCCGACCTGATCGAGACCAACACCTTCGGCGCGACCACCATCGCGCAGGAGGACTACAAGATGGCGCATCTCGCACGCGAAATGAACCTCGCATCGGCGAAGCTCGCGCGCGCGGCCTGCGACAAGTTCAGCACGCCGGACAAGCCGCGCTTCGTGGCCGGCGCCCTCGGCCCGACGCCCAAGACCGCGAGCATCAGCCCCGACGTGAACGACCCCGGCGCGCGCAACGTCGACTTTGAGCAATTGCGCGCGGCCTACTACGAGCAGGTCGAGGCACTGGTCGAGGGCGGTTCGGACGTGATCCTGGTCGAGACCATCTTCGACACGCTCAACGCCAAGGCCGCGCTGTTCGCGGTCGACGAGTATTTCGACAACAGCGGCCAGCGCCTGCCGCTCATCATCAGCGGCACCGTGACCGACGCCTCGGGCCGCATCCTGAGCGGCCAGACCGTCACCGCGTTCTGGCACAGCGTGCGCCATGCGCAGCCGCTGGCCGTCGGGCTCAACTGCGCGCTGGGCGCAGCGCTGATGCGCCCCTACATCCAGGAACTCGCGAAGGTGGCGGGCGACACCTTCATCAGCTGCTACCCGAACGCGGGCCTGCCCAATCCGATGAGCGAGACCGGCTTCGACGAGACGCCCGACGTCACCTCGCGGCTGCTGCACGAGTTCGCGGCCGAAGGGCTGGTCAACATCGTCGGCGGCTGCTGCGGCACCACGCCGGACCACATCGCGGCCATCGGCCGGGCGGTGGCGCCGGTCGCGGGCCGGCTGCTGAATCACGGCTTCTACCGCGAAGCAGCGTAA
- a CDS encoding SH3 domain-containing protein, with translation MNNKLLSMRWIGIGAMALVLPLAAAAQQAFTRGAVNLRAGPSGDYPLVARLGPGQPLDVIGCTSGYGWCDVVLPDGGRGWVWSRSLDYAYQEQRVPLATYAAVIGVPIVTFVIGSYWADYYRDRPWYGERRWWGSRPPPPPVPGWRPPPPVRPAWQPKPWPGPGFKPAPVPGIRPQPGPGYRPQPGPGYRPQPGPGYRPPQPGPGFRPPADPGFKPPRPQPAFRPGPPPGQPQMHPGGGRPGAGGGGGGRPHGGGEGGGKGGGGHGGGKGGGQGHRD, from the coding sequence ATGAACAACAAACTCCTCTCCATGCGCTGGATCGGCATCGGTGCCATGGCCCTGGTCCTGCCGCTGGCCGCCGCGGCGCAACAGGCCTTCACGCGCGGCGCAGTCAACCTGCGGGCCGGGCCCTCGGGCGACTATCCGCTGGTGGCGCGCCTCGGGCCGGGCCAGCCGCTCGACGTGATCGGCTGCACCAGCGGCTACGGCTGGTGCGACGTGGTGCTGCCCGACGGCGGACGCGGCTGGGTCTGGTCGAGGAGCCTGGACTACGCCTACCAGGAGCAGCGCGTGCCGCTGGCCACCTACGCCGCGGTGATCGGCGTGCCCATCGTGACCTTCGTGATCGGCAGCTACTGGGCCGACTACTACCGTGACCGGCCCTGGTACGGCGAGCGTCGCTGGTGGGGCAGCCGGCCGCCACCTCCGCCGGTGCCCGGCTGGCGCCCGCCGCCGCCGGTGCGGCCGGCCTGGCAGCCCAAGCCATGGCCGGGTCCGGGTTTCAAGCCCGCGCCGGTGCCCGGCATCCGCCCGCAACCCGGGCCGGGCTATCGCCCGCAACCCGGGCCGGGCTATCGCCCACAGCCGGGGCCGGGCTACCGCCCACCGCAGCCGGGCCCGGGCTTCCGCCCGCCTGCGGACCCCGGCTTCAAGCCGCCGCGGCCCCAGCCGGCTTTCCGGCCCGGGCCGCCACCCGGCCAGCCGCAGATGCATCCGGGCGGCGGACGGCCCGGCGCCGGTGGTGGGGGCGGCGGTCGCCCGCACGGCGGCGGTGAAGGCGGCGGCAAGGGTGGCGGCGGCCACGGCGGAGGCAAGGGCGGCGGCCAAGGCCACCGCGACTGA
- a CDS encoding LysR family transcriptional regulator, whose amino-acid sequence MAFSSDNVEVFLAVIDHGSFSAAARALHKVPSAVSMAIANLEAELALPLFDRSGREPQPTAAARSLEPQARLLAAQLKQLQVQALALTQGLENRLTLAIAPELLAAPWSGPLAALAEEYPLLQVEVLAAPQADALALLHSGRAQLALVFERPSLDGREGFQEVGSDTMVAVMAPGHPVLLAAAGERLREEHLTNTRQIVVAGRDLATSDPRFVFARHVWRTDNALAALSLITAGLGWGWLPRNFAKPHVAAGALVEIPFENLSNGLDLWVDVVWSRERPLGLGAQRFVALIARDRQAAAGIPATDARG is encoded by the coding sequence ATGGCTTTCTCCAGCGACAACGTCGAGGTCTTCCTGGCCGTGATCGACCACGGCTCCTTCTCGGCTGCGGCGCGCGCGCTGCACAAGGTGCCCTCGGCCGTCAGCATGGCCATTGCCAACCTCGAGGCCGAACTGGCCCTGCCCCTGTTCGACCGCAGCGGCCGCGAGCCGCAGCCGACCGCCGCCGCCCGTTCGCTGGAGCCGCAGGCGCGGCTCCTGGCGGCCCAGTTGAAGCAGCTGCAGGTGCAGGCCCTGGCGCTCACGCAGGGCCTCGAAAACCGCCTCACGCTGGCCATTGCGCCGGAACTGCTGGCCGCGCCCTGGAGCGGGCCGCTGGCCGCGTTGGCCGAGGAATATCCGCTGCTGCAGGTCGAGGTGCTGGCCGCGCCCCAGGCCGACGCGCTGGCGCTGCTGCACAGCGGCCGCGCGCAGCTCGCGCTGGTGTTCGAGCGCCCGAGCCTCGACGGGCGCGAGGGGTTTCAGGAAGTCGGCAGCGACACCATGGTGGCCGTGATGGCGCCCGGCCACCCGGTGCTGCTTGCGGCCGCCGGCGAGCGGCTGCGCGAGGAGCACCTCACGAACACCCGGCAGATCGTCGTGGCGGGGCGCGACCTGGCCACCAGCGATCCGCGCTTCGTGTTCGCGCGCCACGTCTGGCGCACCGACAACGCGCTGGCCGCGCTGAGCCTGATCACGGCCGGCCTCGGCTGGGGCTGGCTGCCGCGCAATTTCGCCAAGCCGCACGTGGCCGCCGGCGCGCTGGTCGAGATTCCGTTCGAGAACCTCAGCAACGGACTCGACCTGTGGGTCGACGTGGTGTGGTCGCGCGAGCGGCCGCTGGGGCTGGGGGCGCAGCGCTTCGTGGCGCTGATTGCGCGCGACCGGCAGGCCGCGGCGGGCATTCCTGCCACGGATGCGCGGGGCTGA
- a CDS encoding PACE efflux transporter has product MQGFQRRVVYITLYEGIAIVAASAGLALMTDAGLGHSGMLAVAASVIAVIWNLVFNALFERWESRQAVRGRSVRRRMAHAVGFEGGLIAVLVPLFAWGLGVTLWQALVMDLGLVVFFLIYTFVFNWGFDRVFGLPASAAPARPAAAAGQGA; this is encoded by the coding sequence ATGCAGGGGTTCCAGCGCCGCGTCGTCTACATCACCCTTTACGAAGGGATCGCCATCGTGGCCGCCAGTGCCGGCCTGGCGCTGATGACCGACGCCGGGCTGGGCCACTCCGGCATGCTGGCGGTGGCCGCCTCGGTCATTGCCGTGATCTGGAACCTGGTCTTCAACGCCCTGTTCGAGCGCTGGGAGTCGCGCCAGGCGGTGCGCGGGCGCAGCGTGCGCCGGCGCATGGCGCATGCGGTCGGCTTCGAGGGCGGGCTGATCGCGGTGCTGGTGCCGCTGTTCGCCTGGGGCCTGGGCGTGACGCTCTGGCAGGCGCTGGTGATGGACCTGGGCCTGGTGGTGTTCTTCCTGATCTACACCTTCGTCTTCAACTGGGGCTTCGACCGGGTGTTCGGGCTGCCGGCGTCGGCCGCGCCCGCCAGGCCCGCCGCGGCGGCCGGGCAGGGGGCCTGA
- the metH gene encoding methionine synthase, which translates to MKLSGLEPVAIDAGSLFVNIGERTNVTGSKAFARMILNGQFEEALAVARQQVENGAQVIDINMDEAMLDSKAAMVRFLNLIASEPDIARVPVMVDSSKWEVIEAGLRCIQGKGIVNSISMKEGVDKFKHEAKLVRRYGAAAVVMAFDEKGQADTYQRKIEICERAYRILVDEVGFPPEDIIFDPNIFAIATGIEEHDNYAVDFINAVRWIKQNLPGAKVSGGVSNVSFSFRGNDPVREAIHTVFLYHAIQAGMDMGIVNAGMVGVYDDLEPTLRERVEDVVLNRRPDAGERLVEVAETAKSGAKDDSKKLEWRGTPEHPVHVNQRLSHAMVHGITDFIVEDTEEAYQQILAKGGRPLHVIEGPLMDGMNIVGDLFGQGKMFLPQVVKSARVMKSAVAHLIPYIEEEKRQDEAAGRDVRTKGKIIIATVKGDVHDIGKNIVTVVLQCNNFEVVNMGVMVPCHEILAKAKVEGADIVGLSGLITPSLEEMQYVAGEMQKDDHFRIRKIPLLIGGATTSRVHTAVKIAPHYEGPVVYVPDASRSVSVAQSLLSDQATAYIDEINADYEKVRTQHANKKQVPMWPLAKARANKTPVDWSSYTPPVPKFIGRRLFKNFDLTELAKYIDWGPFFQTWDLAGPFPAILKDEIVGTEAVRVYADGQRMLKRLIEGRWLSASGVVGFWPANTVNDDDIELYTDETRSEVALTWYGMRQQTEKQVIEGVMRPSRCLADFVAPKDSGLKDYVGVFAVTAGLGVEKKEKYFIDDLDDYSAIMLKALADRLAEAFAESLHHRVRTDLWGYAPDEGLSNEDMIAEKYRGIRPAPGYPACPDHSVKRPMFDLLGCADIGMTLTESLAMMPAASVSGFYLSHPESTYFNVGKIGHDQLQDQAARRKESESDLERLLAPNL; encoded by the coding sequence ATGAAGCTGTCCGGCCTCGAGCCGGTGGCCATCGATGCCGGGTCGCTGTTCGTCAACATCGGCGAGCGCACCAACGTCACCGGCTCCAAGGCCTTCGCGCGGATGATCCTGAACGGCCAGTTCGAAGAGGCCCTGGCCGTGGCGCGCCAGCAGGTGGAGAACGGCGCGCAGGTGATCGACATCAACATGGACGAGGCCATGCTCGACAGCAAGGCCGCGATGGTGCGCTTCCTGAACCTGATCGCCAGCGAGCCCGACATCGCGCGCGTGCCGGTGATGGTCGACAGCTCCAAGTGGGAAGTGATCGAGGCGGGCCTGCGCTGCATCCAGGGCAAGGGCATCGTCAACTCCATCTCCATGAAGGAGGGCGTCGACAAGTTCAAGCACGAGGCCAAGCTCGTGAGGCGCTACGGCGCCGCCGCGGTGGTGATGGCCTTCGACGAGAAGGGCCAGGCCGACACCTACCAGCGCAAGATCGAGATCTGCGAGCGCGCCTACCGCATCCTGGTGGACGAGGTGGGCTTTCCGCCCGAAGACATCATCTTCGACCCCAACATCTTCGCCATTGCCACCGGCATCGAGGAGCACGACAACTACGCGGTCGACTTCATCAACGCCGTGCGCTGGATCAAGCAGAACCTGCCGGGCGCCAAGGTGTCGGGCGGCGTGAGCAACGTGAGCTTCAGCTTCCGCGGCAACGACCCGGTGCGCGAAGCCATCCATACCGTGTTCCTGTACCACGCGATCCAGGCGGGCATGGACATGGGCATCGTCAATGCCGGCATGGTGGGCGTGTACGACGACCTGGAGCCGACCCTGCGCGAGCGCGTGGAAGACGTGGTGCTGAACCGGCGGCCCGATGCAGGGGAGCGCCTCGTCGAGGTGGCCGAGACCGCCAAGAGCGGCGCCAAGGACGACAGCAAGAAGCTCGAATGGCGCGGCACGCCGGAGCATCCGGTGCACGTCAACCAGCGCCTCTCGCACGCCATGGTGCACGGCATCACCGACTTCATCGTCGAAGACACCGAGGAGGCCTACCAGCAGATCCTCGCCAAGGGCGGCCGCCCGCTGCACGTGATCGAAGGGCCGCTGATGGACGGCATGAACATCGTGGGCGACCTGTTCGGCCAGGGCAAGATGTTCCTGCCGCAGGTGGTGAAGTCGGCGCGCGTGATGAAGTCGGCCGTGGCCCACCTCATCCCCTACATCGAGGAAGAAAAGCGCCAGGACGAGGCCGCGGGCCGCGACGTGCGCACCAAGGGCAAGATCATCATCGCCACCGTCAAGGGCGACGTGCACGACATCGGCAAGAACATCGTCACCGTCGTGCTCCAGTGCAACAACTTCGAGGTGGTGAACATGGGCGTGATGGTCCCGTGCCACGAAATCCTGGCCAAGGCGAAGGTCGAGGGCGCGGACATCGTGGGCCTCTCTGGCCTCATCACGCCCAGCCTGGAAGAAATGCAGTACGTGGCCGGCGAGATGCAGAAGGACGACCACTTCCGCATCAGGAAGATTCCGCTCCTGATCGGCGGCGCCACCACCAGCCGCGTGCACACCGCAGTCAAGATCGCGCCGCACTACGAAGGCCCGGTGGTCTACGTGCCCGATGCCTCGCGCAGCGTGAGCGTGGCACAGTCGCTGCTGAGCGACCAGGCCACCGCGTACATCGACGAGATCAACGCCGACTACGAGAAGGTGCGCACGCAGCACGCCAACAAGAAGCAGGTGCCGATGTGGCCGCTGGCCAAGGCGCGCGCCAACAAGACGCCGGTCGACTGGTCCAGCTACACGCCGCCCGTGCCCAAGTTCATCGGCCGGCGCCTGTTCAAGAACTTCGACCTGACCGAGCTCGCGAAGTACATCGACTGGGGCCCGTTCTTCCAGACCTGGGACCTCGCGGGTCCGTTCCCGGCCATCCTGAAGGACGAGATCGTCGGCACCGAGGCCGTGCGCGTGTATGCCGACGGCCAGCGCATGCTCAAGCGCCTGATCGAGGGCCGCTGGCTCAGCGCGAGCGGCGTGGTCGGCTTCTGGCCCGCGAACACGGTGAACGACGACGACATCGAGCTCTACACCGACGAGACGCGCAGCGAAGTCGCGCTCACCTGGTACGGCATGCGCCAGCAGACCGAGAAGCAGGTGATCGAGGGCGTGATGCGCCCGAGCCGCTGCCTGGCCGACTTCGTCGCGCCGAAGGACAGCGGGCTGAAAGACTACGTGGGCGTGTTCGCGGTGACGGCGGGCCTGGGTGTCGAGAAGAAGGAGAAGTACTTCATCGACGACCTCGACGACTACTCCGCCATCATGCTCAAGGCGCTGGCCGACCGGCTGGCCGAGGCCTTTGCCGAATCGCTGCACCACCGCGTGCGCACCGACCTCTGGGGCTATGCGCCCGACGAGGGCCTGAGCAACGAGGACATGATCGCGGAGAAATACCGCGGCATCCGCCCCGCGCCGGGCTACCCCGCCTGCCCCGACCACAGCGTGAAGCGCCCGATGTTCGACCTTCTGGGGTGCGCGGACATTGGCATGACGCTGACCGAAAGCCTCGCTATGATGCCCGCCGCCAGCGTGAGCGGCTTCTACCTGAGCCATCCCGAGTCGACGTACTTCAACGTCGGCAAGATCGGGCACGATCAATTGCAGGACCAGGCGGCGCGGCGCAAGGAGAGCGAATCCGACCTCGAGCGCCTGCTGGCGCCGAACCTTTGA
- a CDS encoding phospholipid carrier-dependent glycosyltransferase: MFAAAHYAALAVFVLGCWGFGRALLARLAPPPRRDAWLEAAMAAALGVGLFICAFQLLAIFGAFKPGATVALIAAGVVAAGLQLRPWWREVRAVRVTGAPWTRAERIAAIALTLVALPALAAPLAPPAAFDELMYHLPYARQVAQQGSLGIHEWLRYPWFPYNYNLLYAAALQVGDDVLPHFLNALAGALSAVMVYRLGIQHANRLTACIGTAIWVGIGDYSNALIDMGVALFVLSACVALWWWRESQPVQGGTRWLGLAAFCLGVAAGSKYQALTFLPLVALFVVWHERRPRAWALALLCFLVPCVYWYARNAVMTGDPFNPIGARVFGFTDWIPADYVQQVADVRDHAARPNALIWAVFLAPFSLLWKRSAALRAAGWFCFYSVAVWLLTSRYPRYLTASFPLLALMAAIGWQVLFGWMAAGVRRAFGARGGQAGAVAAAPAATMPAGRLGLAGDWVVVLLLAALAAVSLGQTAGKVAMISPTPETREAFLRQHVPGYAAMDYLRQHANGRVYQIALNEAIYYGPNPIWGDTLGPWRYRDFLLLLPGDMARKLSALGFTAIVMPTSMVPTLATRPGFDEHFALLYEKDGGRVYRILSTAP; the protein is encoded by the coding sequence ATATTTGCTGCCGCGCACTACGCGGCATTGGCGGTCTTTGTCCTTGGCTGCTGGGGTTTCGGGCGCGCGCTGCTGGCGCGCCTCGCGCCGCCGCCGCGCCGGGACGCCTGGCTCGAAGCGGCCATGGCGGCGGCTCTGGGCGTGGGCCTGTTCATCTGCGCCTTCCAACTGCTGGCGATCTTCGGCGCGTTCAAGCCGGGCGCCACCGTGGCGCTGATCGCCGCCGGCGTGGTGGCGGCCGGGCTGCAGCTGCGGCCCTGGTGGCGCGAAGTGCGGGCTGTTCGCGTCACGGGTGCGCCGTGGACCCGCGCCGAGAGGATCGCCGCCATCGCGCTGACCCTGGTGGCGCTGCCGGCGCTGGCCGCGCCGCTCGCGCCGCCCGCCGCCTTCGACGAGCTGATGTACCACCTGCCCTATGCGCGGCAGGTGGCGCAGCAGGGCTCGCTGGGCATCCACGAGTGGCTGCGCTACCCCTGGTTCCCCTACAACTACAACCTGCTGTATGCGGCCGCGCTGCAGGTGGGCGACGACGTGCTGCCGCACTTTCTCAATGCGCTGGCCGGAGCGCTCTCGGCGGTGATGGTCTACCGCCTCGGCATCCAGCACGCCAACCGGCTCACGGCCTGCATCGGCACGGCCATCTGGGTCGGCATCGGAGACTATTCGAATGCGCTGATCGACATGGGCGTGGCGCTCTTCGTGCTCAGTGCCTGCGTGGCGCTGTGGTGGTGGCGCGAATCGCAGCCGGTGCAGGGCGGCACGCGCTGGCTCGGGCTGGCGGCGTTCTGCCTTGGGGTGGCCGCGGGTTCGAAGTACCAGGCGCTCACCTTCCTGCCGCTGGTGGCGCTGTTCGTCGTCTGGCACGAGCGCAGGCCCAGGGCATGGGCGCTGGCGCTGCTCTGCTTCCTGGTCCCGTGCGTGTACTGGTATGCGCGCAACGCGGTCATGACCGGCGATCCGTTCAACCCCATCGGCGCGCGCGTGTTCGGCTTCACCGACTGGATTCCGGCCGATTACGTGCAGCAGGTGGCCGACGTGCGCGACCATGCAGCGCGGCCCAACGCGCTGATCTGGGCCGTGTTCCTGGCGCCGTTCAGCCTGCTGTGGAAGCGCTCGGCGGCCCTGCGCGCCGCGGGCTGGTTCTGCTTCTACTCCGTGGCCGTGTGGCTTTTGACCTCGCGCTACCCGCGCTATCTCACGGCCTCGTTTCCGCTGCTCGCGCTGATGGCGGCCATCGGCTGGCAGGTGCTGTTCGGCTGGATGGCTGCGGGCGTGCGCCGCGCGTTCGGGGCCCGGGGCGGGCAGGCGGGGGCCGTGGCCGCCGCGCCTGCCGCCACGATGCCCGCCGGTCGCCTGGGCCTTGCCGGCGACTGGGTCGTCGTGCTGCTGCTGGCCGCGCTGGCTGCGGTGTCGCTGGGGCAGACCGCCGGCAAGGTGGCGATGATCTCGCCCACGCCCGAAACCCGCGAAGCCTTCCTGCGCCAGCACGTGCCGGGCTATGCCGCCATGGACTACCTGCGCCAGCATGCCAACGGGCGCGTCTACCAGATCGCGCTGAACGAGGCGATCTACTACGGGCCCAATCCGATCTGGGGCGATACGCTCGGCCCCTGGCGCTACCGCGATTTCCTGCTGCTGCTTCCCGGCGACATGGCGCGCAAGCTGTCCGCACTGGGATTCACGGCCATCGTCATGCCGACGTCGATGGTGCCCACGCTGGCCACCCGGCCCGGCTTCGACGAGCATTTCGCCCTGCTGTACGAAAAAGACGGCGGCCGGGTCTATCGCATTCTCTCGACCGCACCATGA